A genomic window from Sorex araneus isolate mSorAra2 chromosome 2, mSorAra2.pri, whole genome shotgun sequence includes:
- the LOC129401616 gene encoding butyrophilin-like protein 1: MERWSSPPFVLWPLAFLLFLQLPTAGSIAPQPLTPVSVSTEEFLVIGPLDPIIAVVGDNITLPCRVSPAMNAENMELRWFRSKFSQAVFIYQNHQEEKEEQLAQYTGRTSLETDLLSQGEGNIHIHKVQVSDAGKYTCFFRKEGFSKEAVLELKVVGMNSAPQVHITGTEEDGVRVMCRAVGWFPKPQVQWRDSSGEKFLAFSETQAQDAEGLFSVEAALVVRDSAVGNVTCSILNPTLGQEKAMAIFIPEPFFPKASPWKLVCVVCVPLLTFLILGAAYYTWRERSIKVQERQQREELHQDWEEDEQAKRAALKAIGELQANLDQRKLEYLTAWRKALLYADWRKDIFQTWPVTLDPGSSSPGIVVSHKNTSLTLKDTATASGERRSILGLEGITSGRCCWEVEIRNGVKSVWALGVCREDVKRTGWYQESPQKGFWVVGNCEDGFHAFTTPWTPLSLRQVPQRLGVFLDPEEGDVSFYNMTDGSHIFSFSHVSFSGTLFPYFRIQSGDVSLSICSVVPGPELPVPMNSFPFTQEEPVSSDSGVDGAPPGPTSPLLC; the protein is encoded by the exons aTGGAGCGTTGGTCTTCCCCACCCTTCgtgctctggcctctggcctTCCTGCTTTTCCTGCAGCTGCCCACCGCGGGGTCCATAG CTCCTCAGCCTCTCACTCCCGTGTCTGTGTCCACAGAGGAGTTCCTGGTGATTGGCCCCTTGGACCCTATTATTGCTGTGGTGGGAGACAACATCACATTGCCCTGTCGTGTGTCTCCGGCCATGAATGCAGAGAACATGGAGCTGAGGTGGTTCCGCTCTAAGTTCTCACAAGCTGTGTTCATCTACCAAAACcaccaggaggagaaggaggagcagctGGCCCAGTACACGGGGCGAACCTCTCTGGAGACAGACCTCCTTTCCCAGGGGGAGGGTAACATTCACATCCACAAGGTCCAGGTTTCAGATGCAGGAAAGTATACCTGCTTCTTCAGGAAGGAAGGTTTCTCTAAAGAAGCTGTTTTGGAGCTGAAGGTGGTAG GTATGAACTCTGCCCCCCAGGTGCACATCACAGGAACTGAGGAAGACGGGGTCCGAGTGATGTGCAGGGCGGTGggctggttccccaagccccaggtGCAGTGGCGAGACTCCAGTGGGGAGAAGTTTCTGGCCTTCTCAGAGACCCAGGCCCAGGACGCTGAGGGGCTGTTCAGCGTGGAAGCAGCGCTGGTGGTGAGAGACAGCGCCGTGGGAAACGTGACTTGCTCCATCCTCAACCCCACCCTGGGCCAGGAGAAGGCCATGGCCATATTTATCCCAG AGCCCTTCTTTCCCAAGGCCTCTCCGTGGAAGctggtctgtgtggtgtgtgtgcccTTGCTGACGTTCCTGATCCTTGGCGCTGCCTATTACACCTGGAGAGAACGTTCCATAAAGGTGCAGGAGAGGCAGCAACGAGAGGAGCTGCACCAGGATTGGGAGGAGGATGAGCAGGCAAAGAGGGCAGCACTGAAGGCCATAG gtGAACTGCAGGCAAATTTAG ACCAGAGGAAGCTGGAGTACTTGACTG CCTGGAGAAAGGCCCTGCTGTACGCAG ATTGGCGCAAGGACATATTCCAGACCT GGCCTGTCACTCTGGATCCAGGATCTTCCAGTCCTGGAATTGTCGTCTCTCACAAGAATACAAGTCTGACCTTGAAGGACACTGCTACAGCATCAGGAGAGAGACGTAGCATCTTAGGCCTTGAGGGCATCACATCGGGGCGCTGTTGCTGGGAGGTGGAAATCAGGAATGGAGTCAAAAGTGTTTGGGCTCTGGGGGTCTGTAGAGAAGATGTGAAACGGACAGGCTGGTACCAAGAGTCTCCACAAAAGGGGTTCTGGGTTGTGGGGAATTGTGAAGATGGATTTCATGCTTTTACTACTCCTTGGACTCCTCTGTCCCTTCGTCAGGTTCCCCAGAGGCTGGGGGTTTTCCTGGACCCTGAGGAAGGGGATGTCTCCTTCTATAACATGACTGATGGCTCCCacattttctccttctctcatGTTTCCTTCTCTGGCACCCTCTTTCCGTACTTTAGGATTCAATCAGGAGACGTGTCCCTGTCC